TTCATCGCTCAGTTCGTCGTCCGTCGTCGTGGACTCAGCTGTCGCCTCTCCGGTCGAATCGGTTGACCAGAGTGAGGCGAGGCGAGCCCGAAGTGCACTCAGTACCATGGTTGGGTTGCTAGCGAGTAGATCAATCCCTGTCCGTCGTTACGATACTCTTCTGTCTCATCGGTTATATGTGTGCTGCTGGCGAGTCGGTAGCAAGGACCGTCACCAAATCGTGACTGGCGCCATCCCAAAGGACACCCACCTTGCACGCCGCAAGTTTGGTGCAGTCGTCGTCGGTCAGAGGTCACAAATCGGACGCGACTACTTAGAGGCATTGGCGGGCACTGCGGACGATTTCGTCGACATCGTACTCGTCATCACCCTTCTCGAAGATGACAGTATCGTCAACCCGAACGACAAATACCCCATTGTCTCCCGGGACCAGCGCGACCGCCTCGAGGTCGGCTTCGAAGGCCGTCAACAGCGCATGTTGGACGTCCTCTGCTCGTGACAAGAACCCACACGGGGCGCAGTATTCAATCTCGACCGTTGCCATACGTGAGTGTTCAGCGTCGAGATACAAAGCACTCCGGGTTGGTTGCAACGCGAGCGGACACTGCGGGGATGGTCACAGATCGACTATACGTCGGTCTGGGAGATGGATGCGTCGGAATATCGCTCGATGAGTTGCTCGAGTGAGTCGTGCGTGTTCGTTGTGTGGGGGGCGGTCAGTGGGGTGATGCTGATTCGGCCTTCGGCGATGGCTCGCCGGTCGGTGCCGTCGGGGTCTGGAATCGTATCGGGATCCATCGACTCCCAGACGCGGTCGTGAAGGTGAATCTGTCCGCCGTTGCGTTCGGCATCCATCTCGTAACGCTGTGAGGGGCGAGTGAGTTCGACTGGTGCTGGCTCGCCATCTGCAACGGG
The Natronolimnobius sp. AArcel1 genome window above contains:
- a CDS encoding SelT/SelW/SelH family protein, which produces MATVEIEYCAPCGFLSRAEDVQHALLTAFEADLEAVALVPGDNGVFVVRVDDTVIFEKGDDEYDVDEIVRSARQCL